The proteins below come from a single Saccharopolyspora sp. SCSIO 74807 genomic window:
- a CDS encoding sacsin N-terminal ATP-binding-like domain-containing protein, with translation MNGPDVFGTAALRRAVLGSWESSPTRFREDANAEEDLRLGGYRDRLLVELAQNAADAAGSDGVLWVRLESGELRIANTGAALSAAGVEALASLRASAKRDGATVGRFGVGFAAVLAITDEPRVASVSGSIGFSAQRTRQEAAQLPGPAEELEAREGSVPVLRLVWPTQEQPPEGFDTEVRLPLRSDVDGDALLAGFAEHASDLLLALPALREVRVGAQSWRRADEGASRVVVRSPHSIDRWLLHRVSGRLGESALEGLGAEARRGADWWACWAVPLDPDDVPNPLAEDVLHAPTPTEERLSLPARLLAGVPLEADRRRAAAAHATDSVLTFAAESYPDLVLKIAAQHRPALVPLPGFPLSDVDDKLRQGVLDRLRVTEWLPGGAGGAVAPHGAVVLDYYSPELVRLLSDVVPGLLASELSDASQRRALSTLEVPRLGAADVVEAVRGLERPASWWYRLYEALAPIQRTDLNAREEFAALPVPLADGRTVTGVRDVLLSEGDSDTGPAAVLSTLDITGLRIAHPDAAHPLLEQLGAHRAGPAELLSSAPLAEAVRGSVAEAQAGADVLPLTESVLGLVRDSHPHDWLAALALPDRDGDFRRADELLLPDAALLDVLDPDEIGPDAPLSVLDSAFAGRWPRELLRSVGVLDGFALHVEEDPVEPDERFADSAQWWREQEVASAGAWPPARFTTVRDLDLVADDAWPAAIRMLSGSADVQRILQDPHSHPTWWLSRFALLGGAPPRHWRLPESEELAGIYDPVPGVGLDSRQLRLAGVRGELRIDDPGDAADLVARLGDPERTIRAGTALRAHRELANALADGVLEAGFTEPPESVRSISGAVVSAERAVVLDEPWMLGVLEAPLVVAGGGTDQFDAEALAELLDLPLASEESTMQVLGEGRVQPWREVGRVPTACELLGIVVPAGSVALHDGLRVSTRAGEQRVHWWVDSAGAVHAERAPDGLSRALAWAAGAWQSRFALAALLADPEGVTLLR, from the coding sequence GTGAACGGTCCCGACGTGTTCGGCACGGCCGCGCTGCGGCGGGCCGTGCTCGGGTCCTGGGAGTCTTCCCCGACGAGGTTCCGCGAGGACGCCAACGCCGAGGAAGACCTCCGGCTCGGTGGTTACCGCGACCGGCTGCTGGTGGAGCTGGCGCAGAACGCGGCGGACGCGGCCGGTTCCGACGGTGTGCTCTGGGTCCGGCTGGAGTCCGGTGAGCTGCGGATCGCGAACACCGGAGCTGCGCTGAGCGCTGCAGGTGTGGAGGCGCTGGCTTCGCTGCGTGCCTCGGCCAAGCGCGACGGCGCGACGGTCGGCCGGTTCGGCGTGGGGTTCGCCGCCGTGCTGGCGATCACCGACGAGCCCCGCGTGGCGTCGGTTTCCGGATCGATCGGCTTCTCCGCGCAGCGCACCAGGCAGGAGGCGGCGCAGCTGCCCGGACCGGCCGAGGAGCTCGAAGCCCGGGAGGGCTCGGTCCCGGTGCTGCGGCTGGTGTGGCCGACGCAGGAGCAGCCGCCGGAGGGGTTCGACACCGAGGTCCGGCTGCCACTCCGGTCCGATGTGGACGGTGATGCGCTGCTGGCCGGGTTCGCCGAGCACGCCTCGGACCTGCTGCTTGCGCTGCCCGCGCTGCGCGAGGTGCGGGTCGGCGCGCAGTCCTGGCGCCGCGCGGACGAGGGCGCTTCGCGGGTGGTCGTGCGCAGCCCGCACAGCATCGACCGCTGGTTGCTGCACCGCGTTTCCGGACGGCTGGGGGAGTCCGCGCTGGAAGGTCTCGGCGCGGAAGCCCGGCGCGGCGCGGACTGGTGGGCCTGCTGGGCGGTGCCGCTGGACCCCGACGACGTGCCGAACCCGCTGGCCGAGGACGTGCTGCACGCCCCGACGCCCACCGAGGAGCGGCTGTCGCTGCCCGCCCGGCTGCTGGCAGGCGTGCCGCTGGAGGCCGACCGGCGCCGTGCCGCGGCAGCGCACGCGACGGACTCGGTGCTGACGTTCGCCGCGGAGAGCTATCCGGACCTGGTGCTGAAGATCGCCGCGCAGCACCGCCCCGCACTGGTGCCGCTGCCCGGCTTCCCGCTGTCCGATGTGGACGACAAGCTGCGGCAGGGCGTGCTGGACCGGTTGCGGGTGACCGAATGGCTGCCCGGCGGGGCCGGTGGCGCGGTGGCTCCGCACGGGGCCGTGGTGCTGGACTACTACTCGCCGGAACTGGTGCGGCTGCTCTCCGACGTCGTGCCCGGCCTGCTCGCCTCCGAGCTCTCCGATGCTTCGCAGCGCCGCGCGCTGAGCACGCTGGAGGTGCCGCGGCTGGGTGCGGCCGACGTCGTGGAGGCGGTTCGCGGGCTGGAACGCCCCGCCTCCTGGTGGTACCGGCTCTACGAAGCGCTCGCTCCGATACAGCGCACCGACCTCAATGCGCGGGAGGAGTTCGCGGCGCTGCCGGTCCCGCTGGCCGACGGCCGCACCGTCACCGGCGTCCGGGACGTGCTGCTCAGCGAAGGCGACTCGGACACCGGCCCCGCCGCCGTGCTGTCCACTCTGGACATAACGGGGCTGCGCATCGCGCATCCGGACGCGGCCCACCCGCTGCTGGAGCAGCTCGGCGCGCACCGGGCCGGGCCTGCGGAATTGCTCAGCTCCGCCCCGCTGGCCGAGGCGGTGCGCGGCAGCGTCGCCGAAGCCCAGGCGGGCGCGGACGTGCTGCCGCTGACCGAATCGGTGCTCGGGCTGGTGCGCGATTCGCATCCGCACGACTGGCTGGCCGCGCTGGCGCTGCCGGACCGCGACGGCGACTTCCGCCGCGCCGACGAACTCCTGCTGCCCGATGCCGCGCTGCTCGACGTGCTGGATCCCGACGAGATCGGGCCGGACGCGCCGCTGTCGGTGCTGGATTCGGCGTTCGCCGGGCGCTGGCCGCGCGAGCTGCTGCGTTCGGTCGGGGTGCTGGACGGCTTCGCGCTGCACGTGGAAGAGGACCCGGTGGAACCCGACGAGCGGTTCGCCGACAGCGCGCAGTGGTGGCGCGAGCAGGAAGTGGCCTCGGCAGGCGCGTGGCCGCCCGCCCGGTTCACCACGGTCCGGGACCTCGACCTGGTCGCCGACGACGCTTGGCCAGCGGCGATCCGGATGCTGTCCGGCTCCGCCGACGTGCAGCGCATCCTGCAGGACCCGCACAGCCATCCGACGTGGTGGCTGTCCCGGTTCGCGCTGCTCGGCGGCGCGCCGCCGCGGCACTGGCGGCTGCCGGAATCCGAAGAACTCGCCGGGATCTACGACCCGGTTCCCGGCGTGGGCCTGGACTCCCGCCAGTTGCGGCTGGCCGGGGTGCGCGGCGAACTCCGCATCGACGACCCGGGCGACGCGGCCGATCTGGTGGCACGTCTGGGAGATCCCGAGCGCACCATCCGCGCGGGCACCGCGCTGCGCGCGCACCGGGAACTGGCGAACGCGCTCGCGGACGGAGTGCTCGAGGCCGGTTTCACCGAGCCGCCGGAATCCGTGCGGTCGATCTCCGGTGCCGTGGTCAGCGCCGAGCGAGCGGTGGTGCTGGACGAGCCGTGGATGCTCGGCGTGCTGGAGGCGCCGCTGGTCGTCGCGGGCGGCGGAACCGACCAGTTCGACGCCGAAGCGCTCGCCGAACTGCTGGACCTCCCGCTGGCCTCCGAGGAGAGCACCATGCAGGTGCTCGGCGAAGGCCGCGTGCAGCCGTGGCGGGAAGTCGGCCGGGTGCCGACCGCCTGCGAACTCCTCGGCATCGTGGTGCCCGCCGGCTCGGTCGCGCTGCACGACGGCCTGCGGGTGAGCACGCGCGCGGGCGAGCAGCGGGTGCACTGGTGGGTCGACTCCGCAGGAGCCGTGCACGCCGAACGCGCTCCCGACGGGCTCTCCCGCGCCTTGGCCTGGGCCGCGGGGGCCTGGCAAAGCCGGTTCGCCCTCGCCGCGCTGCTGGCGGATCCGGAAGGCGTCACGTTGCTGCGGTGA
- a CDS encoding DUF3027 domain-containing protein, translating to MPQALIGLLALVLALVLRWYVRRARANARQQRQDHTGQVAAQRSAAGENSGSHPESLTRAAGTPSAYGTIEHVTPMPAPTTDPDPLGFRGEPSGEPAADRLDPAPLDPAPLDPALAAAVDTARAAAEEEAAPATGPIGSPVLTVDDAEDAPVGAHVGVEPEGDGVATHYFESNYPGYVGWRWAVTVALAAPDEPVTVSEVVLLPGQDALTAPAWVPWHDRVRPGDLGAGDLMPSSPEDPRLAPGYLSGGDQAVQDLAHEVGLGRTRVLSDEGRLAAAERWLAGDFGPGSETAKMAPGACGTCGFFLSLAGPLQAAFGVCGNEIAPADGRVVHVEFGCGAHSEAEVDTSSTVPVAEVVYDDTTLDFESRG from the coding sequence GTGCCCCAAGCCTTGATCGGACTGCTCGCGCTCGTGCTGGCCCTCGTGCTGCGCTGGTACGTGCGCCGTGCACGCGCCAACGCCCGCCAGCAACGTCAAGATCACACCGGCCAGGTTGCCGCGCAGCGCAGCGCGGCGGGGGAGAACTCCGGTTCGCACCCCGAAAGCCTGACACGGGCAGCGGGCACCCCGAGCGCGTACGGCACAATCGAGCATGTGACGCCTATGCCTGCTCCGACCACTGACCCGGATCCGCTCGGATTCCGCGGGGAGCCGAGCGGCGAGCCAGCGGCGGACCGGCTCGATCCGGCCCCGCTCGACCCGGCCCCGCTCGACCCGGCGCTGGCCGCGGCCGTGGACACCGCCCGCGCCGCCGCCGAAGAAGAGGCGGCACCGGCGACCGGCCCGATCGGTTCGCCGGTGCTGACGGTGGATGATGCCGAGGACGCGCCGGTCGGCGCGCACGTCGGCGTGGAGCCGGAGGGCGACGGCGTCGCCACGCACTACTTCGAGTCGAACTACCCGGGTTACGTGGGCTGGCGCTGGGCCGTGACGGTCGCGCTCGCCGCCCCGGACGAGCCGGTCACGGTCAGCGAGGTCGTGCTGCTGCCCGGCCAGGACGCGCTGACCGCTCCGGCATGGGTGCCGTGGCACGACCGGGTCCGGCCCGGCGATCTGGGCGCCGGTGACCTGATGCCCAGCTCCCCGGAAGATCCGCGGCTGGCGCCGGGCTACCTCTCCGGCGGGGACCAGGCGGTGCAGGACCTCGCGCACGAGGTGGGCCTCGGGCGCACGCGGGTGCTCAGCGACGAGGGCAGGCTCGCCGCCGCGGAGCGCTGGCTCGCAGGCGATTTCGGTCCCGGCAGCGAGACCGCGAAGATGGCGCCCGGCGCATGCGGGACCTGCGGGTTCTTCCTGTCGCTGGCCGGACCGCTGCAGGCCGCGTTCGGCGTGTGCGGCAACGAGATCGCGCCCGCCGACGGCCGCGTGGTGCACGTGGAGTTCGGCTGCGGTGCGCATTCCGAGGCCGAGGTGGACACCTCATCGACGGTGCCGGTGGCCGAGGTCGTCTACGACGACACCACGCTGGACTTCGAGTCGCGCGGGTGA
- a CDS encoding glutaminyl-peptide cyclotransferase, producing the protein MILTLLAGVGACTAHVPAQHEGQHEREQSDQGLGHAASVPHLRAMVTRVLPHDRSSFTQGLELSDGTLYEGTGQHGRSALRALDPDTGRVLREERLPSALFGEGITVAGDRIWQITWQEGVALERDRQSLRELRRVRYSGEGWGLCADGSRLVMSDGGSQLTFRDPASFAELGSVTVRSGGEPVDELNELECVGGQVFANVWGSDEILRIDPASGQVTAVVDASGLLRGPERAGTDVLNGIAAVPGTDEFLLTGKLWPHVYRVRFVPE; encoded by the coding sequence GTGATCTTGACGTTGCTGGCGGGCGTTGGCGCGTGCACGGCGCACGTACCAGCGCAGCACGAGGGCCAGCACGAGCGCGAGCAGTCCGATCAAGGCTTGGGGCACGCGGCGAGCGTGCCACACCTGCGAGCGATGGTGACTCGCGTGCTCCCGCACGACCGCTCCTCGTTCACCCAGGGCCTGGAACTGTCCGATGGCACCCTCTACGAGGGCACCGGGCAGCACGGGCGGTCGGCGCTGCGGGCGTTGGACCCGGACACCGGGCGCGTGCTCCGGGAAGAACGACTCCCGTCGGCGCTCTTCGGCGAAGGCATCACCGTCGCCGGTGACCGTATCTGGCAGATCACCTGGCAGGAAGGGGTCGCGCTGGAGCGGGACCGGCAGAGCCTGCGCGAGCTGCGGCGGGTGCGGTATTCCGGCGAGGGCTGGGGGCTGTGCGCGGACGGTTCGCGGCTGGTGATGAGCGACGGCGGCTCGCAGCTGACCTTCCGCGACCCGGCGAGCTTCGCCGAGCTCGGCTCGGTCACCGTGCGCTCCGGCGGGGAGCCGGTCGACGAGCTCAACGAGCTGGAGTGCGTCGGCGGGCAGGTGTTCGCGAACGTCTGGGGCAGCGACGAGATCCTGCGCATCGACCCGGCATCCGGGCAGGTCACCGCGGTTGTGGACGCTTCGGGGCTGTTGCGGGGCCCGGAGCGCGCGGGCACCGACGTGCTCAACGGGATCGCGGCGGTGCCCGGCACCGACGAGTTCCTGCTGACCGGCAAGCTCTGGCCGCACGTCTACCGCGTCCGGTTCGTCCCGGAGTGA
- a CDS encoding MFS transporter, whose translation MPPLPDDHPGAADQQDRDESAGADAPPRKITVTRVAAWRGRQLTRRLMRLFFSAAHADGAAESGLARFTYAVMVNYAVDAAMAVALANTLFFSAATAESKDKVALYLLITMAPFAVIAPVIGPALDRLRHGRRTALAVSFGVRVLLAAVMALNFDGWALYPAALGCMVLSKSFGVLKAAMTPRVLPDAISLTTANSRLTTFGMAAGGVVGAIASGVAWLLGSQGALWFMAALAVAGIFAGLRISDRVESSRGEVPAGNRRRAPLGRHVVVALWGNGGIRLLTGFLTLFAAFVIKEGTRQDPFLQLVLLGAVGGAAGLGGFAGNAAGSRMRFGKPDRLIVSCLGAAFAVAVVAAVLAGLPMAVLAALVGATASALAKVCLDAVVQRDVVERARASAFGRSETVLQLSWVFGGALGVLLPAVWWIGFTVLAALLGLLLAQTVLAGRGAGLLPRSQEPGPAGHVAGS comes from the coding sequence TTGCCCCCGCTGCCGGACGACCATCCCGGCGCTGCGGACCAGCAGGATCGCGACGAGTCCGCCGGGGCGGACGCACCGCCCCGGAAGATCACCGTCACGCGGGTGGCGGCCTGGCGCGGCCGCCAGCTGACGCGGCGGCTGATGCGCCTGTTCTTCTCCGCCGCGCACGCGGACGGCGCCGCCGAGTCCGGCCTGGCCAGGTTCACCTACGCGGTGATGGTCAACTACGCAGTGGACGCCGCGATGGCCGTGGCGCTGGCGAACACCCTGTTCTTCTCCGCCGCGACCGCGGAGAGCAAGGACAAGGTGGCGCTGTACCTGCTGATCACGATGGCTCCGTTCGCGGTGATCGCGCCCGTCATCGGCCCCGCGCTGGACCGGCTGCGGCACGGCCGCCGCACCGCGCTGGCCGTCTCGTTCGGCGTGCGGGTGCTGCTCGCGGCGGTGATGGCGCTGAACTTCGACGGCTGGGCGCTGTATCCGGCCGCACTGGGCTGCATGGTGCTGTCGAAGTCGTTCGGCGTGCTCAAGGCCGCCATGACGCCGCGCGTGCTGCCGGACGCGATCAGCCTGACCACGGCGAATTCGCGGCTGACGACCTTCGGCATGGCCGCCGGCGGAGTGGTCGGCGCGATCGCCTCGGGAGTCGCCTGGCTGCTGGGCTCGCAGGGGGCGTTGTGGTTCATGGCCGCGCTGGCCGTCGCCGGGATCTTCGCAGGTCTGCGGATCTCGGACCGGGTGGAGAGCTCGCGCGGCGAAGTACCTGCCGGTAACCGGCGGCGGGCTCCGCTCGGGCGGCACGTGGTCGTCGCGCTGTGGGGCAACGGCGGCATCCGGTTGCTGACCGGCTTCCTCACCTTGTTCGCCGCCTTCGTGATCAAGGAAGGCACTCGGCAGGACCCGTTCTTGCAGCTGGTGCTGCTCGGCGCGGTCGGCGGCGCCGCCGGGCTCGGCGGCTTCGCAGGCAATGCCGCCGGTTCCCGGATGCGGTTCGGCAAGCCGGACCGGTTGATCGTGAGCTGCCTCGGCGCCGCGTTCGCGGTGGCGGTGGTCGCGGCCGTGCTCGCCGGGCTGCCGATGGCCGTGCTGGCCGCGCTCGTCGGAGCCACCGCGAGCGCGCTGGCCAAGGTGTGCCTGGATGCGGTGGTGCAGCGGGACGTCGTCGAGCGGGCGAGGGCTTCGGCGTTCGGCCGTTCCGAAACGGTGCTGCAGCTGAGCTGGGTCTTCGGCGGCGCGCTCGGCGTGCTGCTGCCCGCGGTGTGGTGGATCGGGTTCACGGTGCTCGCAGCGTTGCTTGGTCTGCTCCTGGCGCAGACCGTGCTCGCCGGCCGCGGCGCGGGACTGTTGCCGAGATCGCAGGAACCGGGCCCCGCCGGCCACGTGGCCGGGTCGTAA
- a CDS encoding DUF2771 family protein, translating to MQRGLKALLTASPVVAAALAGCSAPADPQVTFYSHGESVEVAPARYCEPTGEGCSPPAPDPVGELRVPEGAPLQISVPGDVSATPWQVVYIYRDDKGQEVGGRAPVFGPDERHSYTLRLPPDAARLEHVEVQQYSAVLSAAAEGGVDFGISGTWVLDTRGAPAPPTA from the coding sequence GTGCAACGAGGACTGAAGGCGCTGCTCACCGCGAGCCCGGTGGTGGCCGCCGCGCTCGCGGGCTGCTCGGCGCCCGCCGACCCGCAGGTCACCTTCTACTCGCACGGCGAGTCCGTCGAGGTCGCGCCCGCCCGCTACTGCGAACCGACCGGCGAAGGCTGCTCCCCGCCCGCGCCGGACCCGGTCGGTGAACTGCGCGTGCCGGAGGGCGCCCCGTTGCAGATCTCGGTGCCGGGCGACGTGTCCGCGACGCCGTGGCAGGTCGTCTACATCTACCGCGACGACAAGGGCCAAGAGGTCGGCGGGCGCGCACCGGTGTTCGGGCCGGACGAGCGGCACTCCTACACGTTGCGGCTGCCGCCGGACGCGGCGCGGCTGGAGCACGTGGAGGTGCAGCAGTACTCGGCGGTGCTCAGCGCCGCGGCAGAGGGCGGCGTGGACTTCGGCATCTCCGGCACGTGGGTCCTCGACACGCGCGGTGCGCCGGCGCCGCCCACGGCTTGA
- a CDS encoding TetR/AcrR family transcriptional regulator, giving the protein MSETPSDQQWDSVFHRPQRQRRSESTLSRDRIVTASVALLDRDGASALTMRKVAAELGVHATSLYWYVQRREDLIDLAVDHVLSEAAGNLPGDDVPWDVVVFRVAKQYYASFADHPWVAGFAGTRPLIGPNAMALSNRIVTALRESGGVEKDQMIAATAISQQVLGAATTAVVLRGLKLGNSAEAADELAAAVGTPETLGIWIPPFDDVLELLVDAIRARLGAASPEKNA; this is encoded by the coding sequence ATGTCCGAAACACCCTCTGACCAGCAATGGGACAGCGTCTTCCACCGGCCGCAACGGCAGCGCCGCTCGGAATCAACCCTCAGTCGTGACCGAATAGTTACCGCCAGCGTCGCGCTGCTCGACCGGGACGGGGCGAGCGCGTTGACCATGCGGAAGGTCGCGGCGGAATTGGGCGTGCACGCGACGAGCCTGTACTGGTACGTGCAGCGCCGGGAAGATCTCATCGACCTGGCGGTGGACCACGTGCTTTCGGAGGCCGCGGGGAACCTCCCCGGCGACGACGTGCCATGGGACGTCGTCGTCTTCCGGGTCGCCAAGCAGTACTACGCCTCGTTCGCCGACCATCCCTGGGTCGCCGGGTTCGCGGGGACGCGACCGCTGATCGGGCCGAACGCGATGGCGCTGTCCAACCGGATCGTCACCGCGTTGCGCGAGTCCGGGGGCGTCGAGAAGGACCAGATGATCGCCGCCACCGCGATCTCGCAGCAGGTCCTCGGTGCGGCCACGACCGCCGTCGTCCTGCGCGGGTTGAAGCTGGGGAATTCGGCCGAAGCCGCGGACGAACTCGCCGCCGCGGTGGGCACACCGGAGACGCTCGGCATCTGGATCCCGCCGTTCGACGACGTGCTGGAGCTGCTGGTCGACGCCATCCGGGCCAGGCTCGGTGCCGCGAGTCCGGAGAAGAACGCTTGA
- a CDS encoding type II CAAX endopeptidase family protein, giving the protein MITNEHTQQLPADTDKHAQQLPADTVDLARTRTLPPRGLAAFFLIAFGFSWSLWYASTLISGVNPMVFVLTGSFGPALASVAVTAATQGKAGVGALFRRYSPRRRRWFLPYLLALAPGVFIAASGLIPLLLRGEQINEAALHAALLSAPATFLFIALAGGGNEELGWRGFALPRLQSALPPFASNVVLGIIWAVWHAPLWEIQATSQAGTSMPIYVLLVVTFCVAFGNIYNFSRGGLLTVVIAHAGVNTASGLKVAAFGSEGMGDAVIAMTVLCLIMLAVTKGRLGMPRRKVSAQQES; this is encoded by the coding sequence ATGATCACCAACGAGCACACGCAACAGCTCCCCGCCGACACCGACAAGCACGCGCAACAGCTCCCCGCGGACACCGTCGACCTGGCCCGCACGAGGACCCTCCCGCCCCGCGGACTCGCCGCGTTCTTCCTGATCGCGTTCGGCTTCTCCTGGAGCCTCTGGTACGCGAGCACCCTGATCTCCGGCGTGAACCCGATGGTCTTCGTCCTCACCGGCAGCTTCGGCCCAGCGCTCGCGTCAGTGGCCGTCACCGCCGCGACGCAGGGCAAGGCCGGAGTGGGCGCCCTGTTCCGGCGGTACTCGCCACGCCGACGACGCTGGTTCCTGCCCTACCTGCTCGCGCTGGCTCCGGGCGTGTTCATCGCGGCGTCCGGGCTGATCCCGCTGCTGCTCCGCGGCGAGCAGATCAACGAAGCCGCATTGCACGCCGCGCTGCTGAGCGCGCCCGCGACCTTCCTGTTCATCGCACTGGCCGGCGGTGGCAACGAGGAACTCGGCTGGCGCGGTTTCGCCCTCCCCCGGCTGCAGTCCGCGCTCCCGCCGTTCGCCTCGAACGTCGTGCTCGGCATCATCTGGGCCGTGTGGCACGCCCCGCTGTGGGAGATCCAGGCAACCTCGCAGGCCGGCACGTCCATGCCGATCTACGTCCTGCTCGTGGTCACCTTCTGCGTCGCCTTCGGCAACATCTACAACTTCTCGCGGGGCGGCCTGCTCACCGTGGTCATCGCCCACGCCGGCGTCAACACCGCCTCCGGACTCAAGGTCGCGGCATTCGGCTCGGAAGGCATGGGCGACGCGGTGATCGCGATGACCGTCCTGTGCCTGATCATGCTGGCCGTCACCAAGGGACGGCTGGGAATGCCCCGCCGGAAGGTTTCCGCGCAGCAGGAGTCCTGA
- a CDS encoding cold-shock protein, with translation MPTGRVKWFDADKGFGFVTQDGGEDVYVRSSALPEGVETLKSGQRVDFDMAQGRRGPQALRVQLLDPPPSVVEARRRPADELHGMVDDMIKLLESKVLPDLRRGRYPDRKEAKQIGKVVRAVARELDPGA, from the coding sequence GTGCCGACCGGCAGGGTCAAGTGGTTCGACGCGGACAAGGGCTTCGGCTTCGTGACCCAGGACGGCGGGGAGGACGTCTACGTCCGTTCTTCGGCGCTGCCGGAGGGTGTCGAGACCTTGAAGTCCGGTCAGCGGGTGGACTTCGACATGGCGCAGGGGCGCCGTGGCCCGCAGGCACTGCGGGTGCAGCTGCTGGACCCGCCGCCGTCGGTGGTCGAGGCGCGCCGCCGCCCCGCGGACGAACTGCACGGCATGGTCGACGACATGATCAAGCTGCTGGAGTCGAAGGTACTGCCGGACCTGCGCCGCGGCCGCTACCCGGACCGCAAGGAAGCCAAGCAGATCGGCAAGGTCGTGCGCGCCGTCGCTCGTGAACTGGACCCGGGCGCTTAG
- a CDS encoding HAD family hydrolase: MTTVGFDLDLTLIDPRPGMIDVFDRLRAEFGVALDGEHFAANLGPPLPDVLRGYGFDEPLVQRLVHRFRELYPDLVVPATRAMPGADEALRAVRARGGRTLVITGKYEPNAALHLKALDWSVDRLAGEVFAAAKGEALLAERAGIYVGDHLGDIVGAKTAGAVAVGVATGPYDAAALAEAGADVVLGDLTEFPRVLAEAA, encoded by the coding sequence GTGACCACCGTCGGCTTCGACCTCGACCTGACCCTGATCGACCCGCGACCCGGCATGATCGACGTGTTCGACCGGCTCCGCGCGGAGTTCGGCGTAGCGCTGGACGGCGAGCACTTCGCCGCGAACCTCGGCCCGCCGCTGCCGGACGTGCTGCGCGGCTACGGCTTCGACGAGCCGCTGGTGCAGCGGCTGGTGCACCGGTTCCGGGAGCTGTATCCGGACCTCGTCGTCCCCGCGACCCGCGCGATGCCCGGCGCGGACGAAGCGCTGCGGGCCGTGCGCGCACGCGGCGGGCGCACGCTGGTGATCACCGGGAAGTACGAGCCGAACGCGGCGTTGCACCTGAAAGCGCTGGACTGGTCCGTCGACCGGCTCGCAGGCGAGGTCTTCGCCGCGGCCAAGGGCGAGGCGCTGCTCGCGGAGCGGGCCGGGATCTACGTCGGCGACCACCTCGGCGACATCGTCGGCGCGAAAACCGCCGGAGCCGTCGCGGTCGGCGTCGCCACCGGCCCATACGACGCGGCGGCCCTGGCCGAAGCGGGCGCGGACGTCGTGCTCGGCGACCTCACCGAATTCCCGCGGGTGCTGGCCGAAGCCGCGTAG